One genomic segment of Anguilla anguilla isolate fAngAng1 chromosome 2, fAngAng1.pri, whole genome shotgun sequence includes these proteins:
- the LOC118219809 gene encoding TBC1 domain family member 10A-like: protein MAEVSTLTPSPPGLGDAHINSSLSNSSDLQPPPVTPSDHPKYTPVPKSGLYGDPPLLASPANETELQSNGKRFSSVSPNSTPQESVLEGLVTSPAECSEAQKEQPVREDMAAGVLSPSVLGQEAQCTQEGALVMTFCQPDGSAADRQGVGEQHSPFPSVNPPPNLYPDVEVNQNFCPIGQPQPLCPPAASTALHPSLLPSDSTSNATAASAIAKDSPETKLDDNLKQNPDSQNNSSPKRDPPSSPKNLEPPVTPKIQHFPPVPSIQESPATLSLPNPHQKPAPDTLSYLESASLMSGTLESLSGLGEDCSSLGSDSEVSGLVFRRTDKYGFLGGSQYSEGSERSDARVDVARQREMKWLDMFNHWDKWVLHRFQKVKLRCRKGIPSSLRAKAWQLLSNSKELLDSNPGKFEELEREQGDHKWLDIIEKDLHRQFPFHEMFAARGGHGQQDLYRILKAYTVYRPEEGYCQAQAPVAAVLLMHMPAEQAFWCLVQICEKYLPGYYSAGLEAIQLDGEIFFSLLRRVCPMAYRHLKKFKIDPILYMTEWFMCIFSRSLPWACVLRVWDMFFCEGVKVVFRVGLVLLKQMLGSVEKLRELQGMYETMERLRNIPLESLREDLLVQEVVSLGVTEAIIERESSIQVQKWRESRGELTHQPGRRLHGTRAIHELKLRSSSSSSSSFSVSRRGSFSFLGGAAPSPGPLRASSSLLSLPGFRRSKAGSFRSQSKKGSFSGSSTSEPAPAQGPQGPQGPQGPQGPQGPQGPQGPGSAASSESCSAQDPAPGPAPSPAAPPPRGEAATSAQGPNPPRNPAPARAVSPSPAATPKPRDPGKPPPASAAPGPAVRAREVGTDRGGEEEGRKQKKSKEEKKKEKEEEKRRAREQREREKAEKERQKKEKKKEKGGKKGRDGAETEGKSGAKTPRDAN, encoded by the exons ATGGCTGAAGTCTCTACCCTTactccctctcccccaggtTTGGGTGATGCCCATATAAATTCATCCTTATCTAATTCATCAGATCTTCAGCCTCCTCCAGTGACCCCCTCAGACCACCCCAAATATACCCCTGTCCCAAAGTCTGGCTTGTATGGCGACCCTCCATTGTTGGCATCCCCTGCAAATGAAACTGAACTTCAGTCAAATGGGAAAAGGTTTTCATCAGTGTCACCTAATTCTACCCCTCAGGAATCGGTTTTGGAAGGTTTAGTCACCTCACCCGCTGAATGCTCTGAAGCACAGAAAGAACAGCCTGTGAGAGAAGACATGGCTGCAGGAGTGTTGTCACCCTCAGTCCTAGGGCAGGAAGCACAATGCACACAGGAGGGGGCGTTAGTAATGACCTTCTGTCAGCCAGATGGGTCAGCTGCAGATAGGCAGGGGGTGGGCGAACAGCACAGCCCTTTCCCCAGTGTTAATCCTCCCCCTAATCTCTACCCAGATGTTGAAGTGAACCAGAACTTTTGTCCTATTGGTCAACCCCAGCCCCTGTGCCCTCCAGCAGCATCAACAGCTCTCCATCCCTCCTTGCTCCCCTCAGACAGTACCTCAAATGCAACTGCAGCCTCAGCAATTGCAAAAGATTCCCCAGAAACAAAATTGGATGATAACCTGAAGCAAAACCCTGACTCTCAAAACAATTCCTCCCCAAAACGGGACCCCCCAAGCAGCCCAAAAAATCTTGAGCCCCCAGTAACCCCCAAGATACAGCATTTTCCCCCAGTTCCAAGCATCCAGGAGTCtcctgcaactctctccttgcccAATCCGCACCAGAAGCCAGCACCGGACACCCTGAGCTACCTTGAGTCCGCCAGCCTAATGTCAGGGACGCTGGAGTCCCTGTCAGGGCTGGGGGAAGATTGCAGCTCCCTGGGCTCGGACTCCGAAGTCAGCGGACTTGTGTTCAGGCGAACCGACAAGTATGGCTTCCTGGGGGGCTCGCAGTACAGCGAGGGCAG TGAAAGAAGTGATGCCAGAGTGGATGttgcaagacagagagagatgaaatgGCTAGACATGTTCAACCACTGGGATAAATGGGTCTTGCATCGCTTCCAAAAG GTGAAGTTACGCTGCAGGAAGGGgatcccctcctctctcagggCGAAGGCCTGGCAGCTGCTGTCTAACAGCAAGGAGCTCCTAGACTCCAACCCTGGCAAGTTTGAG gagctggagagggaacAGGGAGACCACAAGTGGCTGGACATAATAGAGAAGGACCTGCACAGACAGTTCCCCTTCCATGAGATGTTTGCTGCTCGCGGTGGCCACGG TCAGCAGGACCTGTATCGCATACTGAAGGCCTACACCGTGTACAGACCTGAGGAGGGCTACTGCCAGGCCCAGGCCCCCGTGGCTGCGGTGCTGCTCATGCACATGCCCGCAgag CAAGCCTTCTGGTGTCTGGTACAAATCTGTGAGAAGTACCTGCCTGGATACTACAGCGCTGGTCTG GAAGCTATCCAGCTGGACGGGGAGATCTTCTTCTCCCTCCTGCGGCGCGTCTGCCCCATGGCCTACCGCCACCTGAAGAAGTTCAAGATCGACCCGATCCTGTACATGACGGAGTGGTTCATGTGCATCTTCTCCCGCAGCCTGCCCTGGGCCTGCGTGCTCCGCGTCTGGGACATGTTCTTCTGTGAAG GGGTGAAGGTGGTGTTCCGGGTGGGGCTGGTGCTGCTGAAGCAGATGCTGGGCTCAGTGGAGAAGCTGCGGGAGCTGCAGGGGATGTACGAGACCATGGAGCGACTCCGGAACATTCCGCTGGAAAGCCTGCGGGAGGACCTACTGGTGCAGGAG GTGGTGTCTCTGGGGGTGACGGAGGCCATTATCGAGCGGGAGAGCAGCATCCAGGTGCAGAAGTGGAGGGAGTCCCGGGGGGAGCTCACCCACCAGCCTGGCCGCAGGCTGCACGGTACGCGGGCGATCCACGAGCTGAAgctccgctcctcctcctcctcctcctcctccttctccgtCTCGAGACGGGGCAGCTTCTCTTTTCTGGGGGGCGCTGCCCCGTCTCCAGGGCCCCTCAGGGCTTCCTCCAGCCTCCTCTCGCTCCCGGGCTTCCGTAGGTCCAAGGCGGGCAGCTTCCGATCGCAGTCCAAGAAGGGCTCTTTCTCCGGCAGCTCCACGTCGGAACCGGCACCGGCGCAGGGTCCGCAGGGTCCGCAGGGGCCACAGGGTCCGCAGGGGCCACAGGGGCCACAGGGGCCACAGGGGCCGGGCTCTGCTGCGAGCTCCGAGTCCTGCTCCGCTCAggaccccgcccccggccccgcgcCGAGCCCGGCCGCTCCTCCACCGAGGGGCGAGGCCGCTACCTCAGCGCAGGGTCCGAACCCGCCGCGAAACCCGGCTCCAGCCCGCGccgtctccccctcccccgccgccaCGCCCAAACCGCGCGATCCCGGCAAGCCTCCGCCAGCCAGTGCCGCCCCAGGGCCTGCCGTCCGGGCCAGGGAGGTGGgaacagacagaggaggagaggaagaggggaggaaacagaagaagagcaaggaagagaagaagaaagagaaggaggaggagaagcggAGAGCTCGGgaacaaagggagagagagaaggcggaAAAGGAGAGgcagaagaaggagaagaagaaggagaaaggaGGGAAGAAAGGTCGAGACGGGGCTGAGACAGAAGGGAAGAGCGGAGCCAAGACTCCAAGAGATGCTAATTGA